AATGAGAACACAGTATAGTTAACGGCATCTGTAGAGCTAGCCGCATCATAATTGAGAGGTTTCCTGACCAATTAGAACACGAGAGCCATAGCAACAGCAGCAACATCCTACCATCCTGCTCCAGGGACTGCAGACACTGCCAAAAAGCACCACAGCGTTACTCCTGCTGCGAAAGACCCTCCAGACCTCAGGACTTAACCAAAAAGACATGCTGGGAGATCTCGAAGAGCAGTCACTCTTTGGTCACGACAatgtgaaaaataataataaggaatatagccgcaagcggcgattggcgggttcacacacgaataggcactttggcctcaataggcaaaaggaagcccaaaaggtcctttagaagctgtttgggtttggccagtgtgtgctctacagatagtgtgtgatgacatctgcgtgtgtcagaaagggagacacagaaatagcacatctggctagggctgcatctatgtgaacaatataggaaggcctgcatgtgtctatacatgattgggcctgtatattaccgacagagagagattgagggtgccagagactatgttttgttaattcactccttgcacaccttgcacgcctaacatgactgtccgtgtattcaaagtatgaatgtagtctgcaaagcctggcattacatgactgacatgactggcatgactgacatcactgatatgactggaatgacatcactggcatgacgaacaaaagtaacatgactgatatgactgacataactggcatgacaggaatgatttgactgacatgacttgtATAACtaacatgactggactgacatgactggcatgactgacatgactgatataactgacatgactggactgatatgactggactgacatcactggcatgactgacatatactatacatatactatagatatgcatacaaactatatacatttaggtagaagtgtgtgtgtgtggtagtgtatgtactcaaactatgacaacatactaatacatacatacatacatacatacataagtatacatagaaactatacatacatgtaagtataaaggtgtgtgtgtgtgtgtgtgtgtgtgtgtgtgtgtgtgtgtgtgtgtgtttgtgtgagagagagacaaaaaagaagccaaatatcagtttgtatgagcatgttagtcactgagatatgggtgggtatggctagggaagtgtcattgtgaatgctataggaaggactgcttgtgcctgtatgtgtgtgtgcctggttaatagacataGAGAGATCtgggtagccagagcaatgtttacttagggcacagagatgggaggggcgagagtgtgagagagactgagagtgtgagtttcagcctgcgtgcgtgtgagaaggagaaggtgacagagggactttaacatgcatttttatgcattgtatataatattgcactgtagagccatatgataaccgatttagatgaaacttgacaaatttgttaaggatgggattctgaatgggcttgtgcattttggtcagaataggataaaatatgaaagagcttcaagaatatgaatattatatgtatcgatgctgtccattaaaaaaatatttagcaggtataagtgtcctaaaattcaaaatctttggattgttttttgatttcacactctgcagagtattataagactttgcttgacatgatagtatgaaaatcctaggagcagtatgaaaagtgatgatttcaaactattattaactgtaaataaactgtgcattttttaataggacatgtaatggcaAAGTTGTTctcactactgcaaggaataaaaagagtccaattgcatcttcccaagtggaattatgtaggggatatactttctttttttttcaatagcgccccccagtggccaatcgacacccagCTGGagtatgtcatagggggcgtgcacttgcccacacccaagaggtttcgtgcagattgaccaatggtaagcctgtcaaacacgtgccgatcactgattggccgattacatcagccattttggaagtacgGCATGTCTACTTTAGGATCTGGTTctcagaggcccatagatgatgtctgtcaagtttcatgtggatcggccaatctgtgTGCATGGgtcaaatttttgcatgttatagcgccccctagcaggtgaggtatggcaacctctgcgagctgccccagaccctcagggggaagctgtctgtgaagtgtcatgtcattgcatgcaagttttgttaagttagagctccataagCGCAAAATTTACAATTGagtttacgccccctcatttcattggcttatactgactaggtagtgaagaaatgagcatttttgttggatacattttaaagttcagactcttctgaacgttttgataccacatatgtgcacgtatgtgaaaaatccagggactagttcgcgctcaaagatgtgtgtgattttgcacattatgcaaattaactcgaaatctaagtgggcggagcttgatggttgtatattaaaAGTCCTaatgaatttagtcaaggaatgtataggaactggaattttggttctaggacctacagtgtgggagatatggaccaaaagtcaacatggtctgctatagcgccaccatcaggccaatttgggtccttgtatgggaatctggtccttggacttaactgaacctttttgccaagtttctaggcattacggtctaggctgcacaatacgttttaggtcaaaaaatgggacaaagaataataagaagaaagaaaaatcctaacaattacatagggttcccacactatgtgtgtgaaccctaattaacAATTAAAACACACGAGAGGTCCATATCTGGACACATCATGGTCTTAAACTGTCCCCTTATCCAGAAGTTAACAGTCAACAGTAGCAGCCACCGGCCTAAAGACAACACCTGTTAATCTGCAGGGGACTCAGACCGCACATTTGGAAACAAATGATGGCGAGTGAGGAAGAGGGCCAAGATCGTAAACGATGGGTCACCGGGCAGTCGTGGCGACCATTCCGGTTCAACGTATACGAGGGCTGTTACCTCACCATCCACCCGAAATCCTCCCTCCCTGCCGTCGTGAATCTGCGTCTCGCAGCAGCACTAAACTGTGATCAACGTGGAGTTGGACCGACGTAAAAGTTGCGTTTGTTCCAATCTGGCCGTTCCGACGGAGTCGCATTGCAGCGTGTTGGATACCTATCGAACTTCAGTACCACACACGCAAGTCCAAACTGCCAGACTCGGTGTTGTTCACACAGATTTGCTGCAAATtacaaatctgtattacatatGGAGACAAAGACCAGCTCTGGGGTTCCTTTCCCTGCTGTGTGAGCGTAGCCCAGGTGGTACAACGAAAACTTGTCAGCTGTTTCTTTTTCCTGCCCACATTATGTAAAATAATCTGTTTAGGGTAAGACAGAGCATGACCTACCTTGTAAGCGATTGATGAGCCACATAAGCTGTTTCTTGGAGATATTGGTATAGCCCAGATTGAGACACACGGGTTGCCGACGGATTATACCACTAAGCATCGGAGGGGTGATGGACTTCTGACGGCTCAAGTCGATCTGAGTCCACAATCTCTTATCGCAGCACCTGAGACCAGACAGAGGCGTTGAGAGGTATAAAGTAGCCATTCAGAGCGGACATCTGTCAAAGGCTTTATGAAATTAATATACCATTCACATTCTTTCCAAACCTGCAACCTCACTATCCTGAATAAGAAAACCAGTTACCGCTGAAGGAGATTTATAGAAAGGCCACGTGACCTAAATGATAGACACACTAAGAAGGCTAAGAACGATCATACTGAGACGGCAGGTATTGTAGAAATTCTGCATGAAATGGATTTAAGGGGAAGTAAAGTGCACAGTGCTAGTGCTGTAGTACCACGGTTCTCCCACACACATGTAACGTCCGGCCGCGGGCCTCACCATCGACTCCAGGTCCGGCAGAcccgcatgcacacgcacagctGCCGCTGGCTGAGGTTCTGGAAGACGCGGAGCCAGACGTCTCGGGGCAGGACATGGGAGGCGCCGCCGTCCAGGGGGAGGCAGTGGGGTTCGGGGCAGGTGGGAGGGGGCCGCACCAGGTGACGCTCCATCTGGACGGGCCGGGGCGGAGAGGGCACGGCCGCGGGGCCGCGCTTCAACAGCTGGGCGGCCGTCAGGCGGGACGGGCAGGACGCGGGGAGTCCGCTAGGGTTGGGTGTCAGGGCCGTGCCGCCCCCGTTGGCCGTCCCCGTTGCGCCGCTCCTGCCTGACGCGGTGGATCTGGCGCCGGGGCGAGTCTTCCCGGCACGGCCGGCCTTCCCGGGGGCGTGGCGGTGGTTGGCGACCGTGCTGCTGTTGGCGTTCTCCTTCTCCTGTGTCTCTCGCCCGCCGGCCCGGGTCCGGCCGTTCCGCGCCTCCTGCCCGTTGCTGCGCTTGGAAACGCCCTCGGGGGCGGGCTGGTGGGCGTGGCTGGCCGGGGGCTGctgctgggtggaggagagcggTGACGGAGGAGGGAGCGGCGCCGGCTTCCTGGCCCGGTCCGCCGGCCCGTCCTCGTCGTCCGCCTCCGTCGCCATGGCCGCTTTCCGGCCGCGGGGGTTGGCGTCAGCGCGGCGCCGTTGCTGCGTGTCCTCGGGCGCGTCCCGTTCCGGCTCGCCGCCCGGCCCGTCGCCCTCCGAGTCCTCGCTGGCGCTGAAGCCCAGCTCGGCCAGGCGGCGGTTGCGTTCTCTCTCGCGGTCGCGGTCCCGGACGCTGCTGCCGGTGCTGTACGCCGTGGCCGGGGAGGAAGGCTCGGATGCTACCGCGGCCGCCGGCGAGCCGGACTCAGAGTCCGAGTCAGAGTCGGAGtctgagctggaggaggaggaggaggaagagtcacGTGCTCGCTCCAGCAGTTGGCACATGCGCTTGAAGCGTTCGAGTTTCTCCCGGTGGTGCGAGCGCTGGTCTTGGCTGGAGGCGGAGGACGGAGGTTGCGCTGCCACGGGGGCCCCGCCCGAACCCGGGCCCCCACCCGACGCATTGGGCCCGTTCGTCTCGGCAGAGTCTGAAGAGTTGGGCTTCTGCTTCTAGAAAAAAGCGTTCAGAAATGACGTTACCCCCACACAAACGTCACAATTCACAAATGTACTTACGCCAGCATCAGGCTACATGATGTTTTGCATCTTTCTCAATAGTCACTACTGTCAGACCAGACCAGGCGTCATGTTGGGAGAGCAGCAACACTACACGTTTGATTCAAACACATCATCGTTCACATTCTTACACAAATTCGTAGGTTGTTGAGGGGAGGGATTTCTtccagaaaaaaagaaagaaaacaactgTGGACCCATTCCTGGGTGTTATGAAGAGGGCAGGATGGGATATGGGCTAGCCTTGAAAGTGAACTTAATtaatagataataataataataataataataataataataataataataatgatcaaTGTGTTATCAAACATATCAAAAACATTACATAAATGCAGATAGCTACCAGGTTCGCTGTATGTAAACAGAAGGTTTTTGCAGAGGAAAAAAGAATTGGGTTTGGGGTTTATTCTGGTAAAATGAGATTCAGAGATGTTTTAATATGAGGCTGCACAATCATTATAACTGAAATCAACAGCAACACTAGCATCCGTCTGCAGCATGTTTAAACATGCGCGTGAGAGACAATCATCTCATTGGTCAACATCAAGGCTCGTCATAAGAGTTGGCTAAATAAGCAAGAAAATGCAAAAtttttaaacatgctagatgttTCTCCAAGATGTCACTGGCTAAGCTACACACCACGTTCGATTATTTGACACCACAAGGCCTGTTCCTCGTTCCCGATGCTGGAAACTGTTCATGGCCGCGAAACCAAATTTTTCATGGCATCTGAACCAGGCTAAATGCATGTAGTCTGATCCTGGCGTTAGATGATGGTGATTTAAGTAGTCGTACCTTTTTCAGGTGCTTTTCCCGAGCACCTTTAATCTGCAGGGAACGAGACAGCAAAGACACAAATCACTTCACTGAGAAGCACCTCCAACCGCATGAACAAAGACGGTTAATTCAAAACCCGTTTGCTCCTCCAACATCTCATCAAGCCTATACGTGGAGGAAGCCTTTGGTAGAGTAACACCAAAAGTCTTTTCTGCATCTGCCAACCTTCTTCTTGGTGGCACTGTCCTGGGGCAGCTCTTTCTCCTTCTTGCGTTTGTGGCCGTCCTGCCGCGGCTCGTCGATGGAAGGCGGCTTCTTCTTGCTGGGCGGCGGGTCGTCCGTGAGCTTCCACCGTCCCACTTCGCCGTTGTCCAAGCGCCGCTTCCCCAAGCCGTCGCCGTCCTGCCAAAGAGATTCGCCACCAGACGGAGAACGTTCACCGGCACCGCACGCCGATTTATCGCTCGTGCGTCACGTAGCGCAACGGGCGGGTTTACCGATGCGTAAAAAGCCACGAATGCGCACGCTTAGCAAGACAGGCTGAAGAAAACATTAACGCTGCTAACGCGTCACAGCAAACATCATGCTAACTGGTCGGCGACTGGATTCCTTCCTTTCGTCTCCTTCTCCGTTTTTTTCTCCCCACCCTCATTAGCCTGATTGCTTGAGTTTCCTTTAACAAGCTTCAATTATATGCATGCTGGTGAGCCCGTGTGAGAACCGTACGTGGAGTATATGAAGACCATTAGCGAGCGCTATTCACCGCATTCTGACAGCTCGTCTGGGTTGCACTTTTAAGCACTCCACAGTGCAGAGTACTCTCCATGTGCATCGCGGAGTGACATGCAGGGGTCGTTAAGCCCAGCGGTACTTACCCAGAGTCAcactttgctttttttttttatatggcAGTGAATATGACATGGGATCAGATCTAACCGGGCGACACAACCGCTTGGCTCTTGCATGTCTGTTAAGGCCCAGAACCGTTTGCCTCACCTTGCTGGTTTTGCCCTCTTTGTGGCACTTGGGACATTCCCAGCAGTTGGGGATCTCGTCGTTGATGATGCCTTCCGCCTTACCCatctgcagagagacagacatctgGTGTGAACATCAGACTCCCACCCAACACCGGCAATCCAAAAACAGCAACTCGATTCTTATATGAACGGCCGATTCATCTTCAGCGATGTGGCCGTCACTGCATGGGACTGGCGCTTCTTGAACGGGAAAACTAGAAACAAACGTTCGGGTACAAAACAACAACTCCATCTGGACTAACGAGGTAAGAAACGATCTGCGTGAGGCAATATTTGGAATCATTGGCCAGTTTCCACCCGTCGTTCAGCCCGGTATGTCTGCGTTTCAGCAGGACCGGGACGTCGGCCACGTGAACATCACTCATCCACCTTCAGGCAGCTGGGGTGGATGATCTCGTTGCAGATGGTGCACTCCATCAGGGAGAGGCTGAACTTCTCCTCCTCCGACTCCACCGTATCCTCCTTCCCCGCCTCTCCGCACGCGAAACACACGGCCGTGTGGGGGAGCacaggctacacacacacacacacacacacaaacaaagatatgccaaaaagagaaaagaaagagactTAGTATCTGAAACTCTCTTCCCAATCCATCAGCTAGGGTGTCTGTCTAAAAACAATGCCATCTTCTACTGAGCGACTCCAGTGCTCATTACTACAGCGCACGGCTGTGCAACACGACCGCAGGTGGCTGTCGGGGACAGTTCATGCCAAAGCAGAAGGCACCACATGGAGAATAATACACTCGTGTAAGAGGACTGGAATTAGGACTACAGGATCTCGAccttgtacccccccccccccccttcgaaATGAGCGCCATCCGTCCACACGCTCACAGGTACTGTAGACGGTGCGTCTATTAGGACTAGACCGAGCTCGCGTTGAGAGAATCAGCGCGGGACATCTGCAGGATCTGCAGGGCGTCTGCGGCGCGCGCTGATGCATTTCAACTCCGGCCACATCGAATATTTAAAAAGCATTACATTCAGTTAACAGCAGTAAAAgcaactaccccccccccccacccccccaaaaaaataaaaacattaagcATTCACCACCTGGTGAAATCAGCTTGTGTTGTGTGGGACTTCTATAGCACAACAGCCTGTACACGGTCACATTTGTTAACACAGAACCACAGATCAATCACCAGTTAATACGAGATGTCTACGACGGTCTAAAATGTAGAAAATGAtggagaacgtgtgtgtgtgtgtgtgtgtggtcatgtgtgctgtcgtgtgtgtgtgtgtgtgtggtcatgtgtgctgtcgtgtgtgtgtgtcctcaccgcGGTGCACTGTCGGAGCAGGCAGGACTGCTTCATGCGACCCGGGCCTCCGAACTTCTTCATGTCCTTACAGAAGTGGCACTCTCCACACTCGGTGCGCATGCAGGCCTGACAGCGTCGACAGCGTGTCCGGCGCCGCCGGGCCCCTCCCAGAGCCTTACTGCCAGACATCCCCTCCGCATTCAACTGGGACACGCACACGGGGACACACAGGGACggggacacacagggacatgAGCAGCTGGTCATGCAGAGGCTTACAGACAGGCCAAGCCAAAGAACTCCATTACAGCTCCATGATAACGGTCCACTGTGGCTGGTTCCTATATACTTAACTAATCTTCAGCTATTTGCTGGCAGTATGTTAATCTGTTAATCTGTTTGCTGGCGGTATGTTACAGTTTTGGAAATGTCCTAATCTAGTCCTCTAGTccggacccatacgattgtaaagctgctttgtgacaa
This Brachyhypopomus gauderio isolate BG-103 chromosome 6, BGAUD_0.2, whole genome shotgun sequence DNA region includes the following protein-coding sequences:
- the fbxl19 gene encoding F-box/LRR-repeat protein 19 isoform X1, which encodes MSGSKALGGARRRRTRCRRCQACMRTECGECHFCKDMKKFGGPGRMKQSCLLRQCTAPVLPHTAVCFACGEAGKEDTVESEEEKFSLSLMECTICNEIIHPSCLKMGKAEGIINDEIPNCWECPKCHKEGKTSKDGDGLGKRRLDNGEVGRWKLTDDPPPSKKKPPSIDEPRQDGHKRKKEKELPQDSATKKKIKGAREKHLKKKQKPNSSDSAETNGPNASGGGPGSGGAPVAAQPPSSASSQDQRSHHREKLERFKRMCQLLERARDSSSSSSSSSDSDSDSDSESGSPAAAVASEPSSPATAYSTGSSVRDRDRERERNRRLAELGFSASEDSEGDGPGGEPERDAPEDTQQRRRADANPRGRKAAMATEADDEDGPADRARKPAPLPPPSPLSSTQQQPPASHAHQPAPEGVSKRSNGQEARNGRTRAGGRETQEKENANSSTVANHRHAPGKAGRAGKTRPGARSTASGRSGATGTANGGGTALTPNPSGLPASCPSRLTAAQLLKRGPAAVPSPPRPVQMERHLVRPPPTCPEPHCLPLDGGASHVLPRDVWLRVFQNLSQRQLCVCMRVCRTWSRWCCDKRLWTQIDLSRQKSITPPMLSGIIRRQPVCLNLGYTNISKKQLMWLINRLQGLLELNLSGCPWLSVSALCQTVCPCLRTLDLSRVEDLKDSHLKELLAPPTTDTRTGENRGGRFQNVTELRLAGLEVTDAASRLLVRYLPHLTKLDLSQCGQITDQSIHTLTSPISPLRESLTHVNLAGCVKVTEQCLPMLRRCVSLRSVDLRSCGLLPPEAGQLHSFPSSDDRLLLKNS
- the fbxl19 gene encoding F-box/LRR-repeat protein 19 isoform X2, producing the protein MSDVHVADVPVLLKRRHTGLNDGWKLANDSKYCLTQIVSYLMGKAEGIINDEIPNCWECPKCHKEGKTSKDGDGLGKRRLDNGEVGRWKLTDDPPPSKKKPPSIDEPRQDGHKRKKEKELPQDSATKKKIKGAREKHLKKKQKPNSSDSAETNGPNASGGGPGSGGAPVAAQPPSSASSQDQRSHHREKLERFKRMCQLLERARDSSSSSSSSSDSDSDSDSESGSPAAAVASEPSSPATAYSTGSSVRDRDRERERNRRLAELGFSASEDSEGDGPGGEPERDAPEDTQQRRRADANPRGRKAAMATEADDEDGPADRARKPAPLPPPSPLSSTQQQPPASHAHQPAPEGVSKRSNGQEARNGRTRAGGRETQEKENANSSTVANHRHAPGKAGRAGKTRPGARSTASGRSGATGTANGGGTALTPNPSGLPASCPSRLTAAQLLKRGPAAVPSPPRPVQMERHLVRPPPTCPEPHCLPLDGGASHVLPRDVWLRVFQNLSQRQLCVCMRVCRTWSRWCCDKRLWTQIDLSRQKSITPPMLSGIIRRQPVCLNLGYTNISKKQLMWLINRLQGLLELNLSGCPWLSVSALCQTVCPCLRTLDLSRVEDLKDSHLKELLAPPTTDTRTGENRGGRFQNVTELRLAGLEVTDAASRLLVRYLPHLTKLDLSQCGQITDQSIHTLTSPISPLRESLTHVNLAGCVKVTEQCLPMLRRCVSLRSVDLRSCGLLPPEAGQLHSFPSSDDRLLLKNS